Below is a window of Desmonostoc muscorum LEGE 12446 DNA.
CCGGGGTATTTGAGGAACTGATGAGTGTCTTACATGGACAAGTGCGTGAACAGGTAAAAAAAAAACCGCACTGGACGACATTGATCATCATTGACTCCCAAGCAGTGAAAAATACCTGCAACGCCAGTGTGGAGTCGAAAGGTTTTTGCTTCTACAAAGCCACCAACGGTATTAAAAGGCATTTGGCTATTGACACCCTTGGGTTTCCCTTTTTTACGCTCTGTACTCGCGCCAATGTCTCGGATGATGCCGGATTAATTGAGATGTTTACTCTCAACATCGACTACTTCAAGTCAAAACCTATCGATATTCCCAAGATTACTATCCTGCTAGATCATGGGTATCACCCAGAATATTTGACTCAGGAGTTAGAGCGAATTTACCCAGAGATCATGACCAAAATTCAGTTTCAACTTTCTACGAAACCCTCAAAACAAGAGAAAGCGGCACAAGGAAAATCTGGATTTGTTCCGGCAATAGCTAGATGGGTGATCGAACGCTCCAATGCTTGGATGGAGCGCTGTAAAATTCTGGTTAAGAACTTTGAACGAACCCTGGTTAGTGCCACTGCCAAACTCAATATCTGCTTCATCAGGCTAATGATTAAGAGGCTTGCAGCACCTTCTTAGATGTCAAATGGGTTCTATAGAAGAAGCTTTTGATTCCTGGTTTTATCTGGGTAAATTGGGTGCATTTAACGCAGAAAATCTCCAGGTACAGGAAACTGGACTCGATATCAACTACATGACTTATGATTCACAAGGGTACAACAGAAGCTTACTAGCACTGATGCACAATATGGGTGAATTTGAATATCAAGGACAGTGGGCGCGTTGTTGGTTTGACTTGGGAACTAGTGATGGGATCGCCCTTGATATTTTAATCAATGCCCTCACACAACTCAGTGAGGAATATGTCACTATTGAAGATTTGTACATCGGC
It encodes the following:
- a CDS encoding IS5 family transposase, with the translated sequence MAYSSNLTDAEWEIFEPLLQEILPTKKQTRPTNWPKRDIFNGILYQLKNGCNWQDLPKDLPPYSTVYWHYKQWRAAGVFEELMSVLHGQVREQVKKKPHWTTLIIIDSQAVKNTCNASVESKGFCFYKATNGIKRHLAIDTLGFPFFTLCTRANVSDDAGLIEMFTLNIDYFKSKPIDIPKITILLDHGYHPEYLTQELERIYPEIMTKIQFQLSTKPSKQEKAAQGKSGFVPAIARWVIERSNAWMERCKILVKNFERTLVSATAKLNICFIRLMIKRLAAPS